A genomic segment from Truepera sp. encodes:
- a CDS encoding SDR family oxidoreductase, producing MARFDKTIALVTGGARGMGAEHVRGLVAEGARVVIGDVLEEEGKALAAGLGSNAVFVKLDVTKEQDWEAAIAAAEKLGGPLTLLVNNAGVLAMAPLADMPTADFKRVIDINLLGTFLGIRYAVPPMRKAGGGVIINISSTGGMVGYAGLGAYVASKWAVRGLTKTAALELGHDNIRVMSVHPGGIRTPMTEGMSDEMAAGQAIPRFGEIEEVTKMVLFLASEATFSTGSEFVIDGGVLLGSVAPIEAAAN from the coding sequence ATGGCACGCTTCGATAAGACGATCGCATTGGTCACCGGTGGCGCCCGCGGCATGGGCGCAGAGCACGTGCGTGGCTTGGTGGCTGAAGGAGCACGCGTAGTAATTGGTGACGTCCTGGAAGAAGAGGGCAAGGCGCTCGCGGCCGGCTTGGGTAGCAACGCGGTGTTCGTCAAGCTCGACGTTACGAAAGAGCAGGACTGGGAGGCGGCGATCGCCGCGGCCGAGAAGCTCGGTGGGCCCCTGACCCTGCTCGTAAACAACGCAGGCGTGCTCGCTATGGCGCCCCTCGCCGACATGCCTACGGCAGATTTCAAGCGCGTCATCGACATCAACTTGCTTGGCACCTTCTTAGGCATCCGGTACGCCGTGCCCCCCATGCGCAAGGCCGGGGGAGGCGTCATCATCAACATCTCCTCCACGGGCGGCATGGTGGGCTACGCGGGCCTCGGGGCCTACGTTGCCAGCAAGTGGGCCGTCCGCGGGCTGACGAAGACCGCGGCGCTGGAACTGGGCCACGACAACATCCGCGTGATGTCCGTTCATCCCGGAGGGATCCGTACTCCGATGACCGAAGGCATGAGCGACGAGATGGCCGCCGGCCAGGCCATCCCTCGCTTCGGAGAGATCGAGGAAGTCACGAAGATGGTGTTGTTCCTCGCCAGCGAAGCGACTTTCAGCACCGGCTCCGAGTTCGTCATCGATGGTGGTGTGCTACTGGGCTCCGTCGCCCCCATCGAGGCAGCAGCGAACTAG
- a CDS encoding RES family NAD+ phosphorylase: MKLKHANDPISGIGALKAPGRYHVQGRFRALYTSENPIAALKETEFLVKSKQEVAFKPAPPMVLFALEYHLERVLDLRDPTTLALLGVKREHLFAAWLRGTPENPRPTQRIARLAYEAGVQALFAPTAVPPHETTNVIVFPDNLKVGGQSWVQVSNPDTIHTFRIP; this comes from the coding sequence GTGAAACTCAAACATGCAAACGACCCCATCAGCGGCATCGGCGCCCTCAAGGCGCCCGGCCGATACCACGTGCAGGGTAGATTCCGGGCCCTTTACACGAGCGAGAATCCAATAGCGGCCCTGAAAGAAACAGAATTCCTCGTAAAAAGCAAACAGGAAGTGGCATTCAAGCCCGCGCCGCCAATGGTCCTCTTCGCTCTCGAATACCACCTCGAGCGCGTCCTCGATCTACGCGACCCGACTACGCTCGCTCTGCTCGGCGTGAAACGCGAACACCTGTTCGCGGCGTGGCTCCGTGGAACGCCAGAGAACCCCCGTCCCACCCAGAGGATCGCAAGACTTGCTTACGAAGCCGGCGTACAGGCGTTGTTCGCGCCCACGGCCGTGCCTCCCCACGAAACCACGAACGTCATCGTCTTTCCGGACAATCTCAAGGTAGGCGGGCAAAGCTGGGTACAGGTGAGCAACCCAGATACAATCCACACCTTCCGCATCCCCTGA
- a CDS encoding antitoxin Xre/MbcA/ParS toxin-binding domain-containing protein, with amino-acid sequence MPGILSHTDPGFYNDLGHIDATRVRDYLHVKTGDVASITGKSDRRIRQDPAAASLQPALGKVVYIISALKQLTGGDDRSVRIWLKAPHPALDGDSPIDLMRNGEIDIVQELVDHMLSGAPA; translated from the coding sequence ATGCCTGGAATTCTCTCTCACACTGACCCTGGTTTCTATAACGACCTCGGGCACATAGACGCCACGCGCGTGCGCGACTATCTTCACGTCAAGACCGGGGACGTAGCCTCCATCACGGGTAAGAGCGACCGGCGCATCCGGCAAGACCCCGCCGCCGCCTCCCTCCAACCCGCTCTCGGGAAAGTCGTCTACATCATCAGTGCCCTCAAGCAGCTCACCGGCGGGGATGACCGCAGCGTCCGAATCTGGCTCAAGGCCCCCCACCCCGCCCTCGATGGCGACAGCCCCATAGACCTCATGCGCAATGGCGAGATCGACATCGTGCAAGAACTCGTCGACCACATGCTCAGCGGAGCGCCCGCCTGA